CCCAGTACGGGCAGCAGCCGCCCCAGTACGGGCAGCAGCCGTACGGCCCGCCGTACCCGATGTACCAGGCACCGCCGCCGATCCCGCTCGGGCCGGACGGCACACCACCGCTGTGGGCGCCTTGGTACGGCATCGGGTTCCTGGACGCCTTCACCCGCTTCTTCAAGAAGTACGCGCGCTTCGACGGCCGCGCCAGCCGGAGTGAGTACTGGTACTGGTTCCTCGCGAACGCGATCGTCACACTCGTGCTCATCGGGGCGTTCTACGGCGTGCTCGTCGCGACGATCCTCGGGAGCACTCGCATCGATGCCTACGGCAACTCCGTCAGCGAGCCCGCACGGGCGCCGATCGCGTTCGTGTTCCTCGGGCTGTGGTTCCTGTGGTGGCTCGCGACCCTCGTGCCGAACATCGCGCTCGGGTGGCGGCGCGTGCACGATGCCGGACTCCCGGGCGCGACCTGGCTCCTGGGCCTCTTCGTCTCCGTCGCGGCGATCGTGCTCGGCTGCCTCGGGTCGAACCCGTCCGGCGCGCAGTACGACCGCCCCGACCTCGGCTAGACCGTCGCCGCGCGATGTCGGTGCATATCAGCGGTGCACAACGAAAGACCGTCCGCACCACGCCGAGGCGTGGTGCGGACGGTCTTTGGTTGTGCAGCAGCCGGAGCAGGCAGCGAGCGCGTCGATCGCGTCGATCGCGTCGAGCGCGTCGAGCGCGTCAGACGACGCGGACGCGGGCGAGCGAGCCGTCGACGACGAGGTCGCGGACGGTGACCGAGGGGTCGGCCGTCTCGAAGCGCATCGCCCCGCCCGGCTGGTCGAACCACGGCTGCACGAAGCGCACCGTCACGAGGAACGGCCGCTCCACGACGTAGCGGTGGGTCTCCGGTGCGGACGCGACGTGCGGCGGCAACGAGCGCTGGGGGAGCGGGGTGTCGAGCGGGTGCAAGAGGTAGCCGTCCGGTCCGCCGATGCGGTCGACGGGAACGCCGGCCGGGACTTGGATGGTCAGTCCCCGCTCGCCGGCCTGCGACACCTGCTGCGCGAGCTGCGGGTACGTCGAGGCCGCGCGGTCGCGGAGTCCGTCGAGCTCGTGCCGCGGGACGTCCCGCGGCGCCGGGAACGGCCGGTTGAGGAACCGACGGAGCATCTCGACGGCGTCGTCCTCGCCGTTCGCGGTCGCCAGTCGCCGCGCGGTGCCGTAGTCGACCACCTCGAGCGCGTACTGGCCCGAACCCACCTGCGCGATGCGGAGTGCCCCTTCGACCGGCGGCTCGTGCAGGGTCTCCCCGGGGAGTTGCACGTACCGGACGGTGTAGCCGAGCTGGTCGAGGATGGGGCGGGTCTCCGCGAACGTCATGGGCGCGAGCCTACCGGGCCGACCTATGCCTTCCCTCGCATGATCGCCTGCTTGACCTCCGAGATCGCCTTCGTGACCTGGATGCCGCGCGGGCAGGCGTCGGTGCAGTTGAAGGTCGTGCGGCAGCGCCAGACGCCCTCCTTGTCGTTCAGGATGTCGAGACGCACGTCGGCTGCGTCGTCACGCGAGTCGAAGATGAAGCGGTGCGCGTTGACGATCGCGGCCGGGCCGAAGTACTGACCGTCCGTCCAGAACACCGGGCACGACGACGTGCACGCAGCGCAGAGGATGCACTTGGTGGTGTCGTCGAACCGGGCACGGTCGGCGACGGACTGCACGCGCTCCTTGCCCTTCTCGGGTGCGGACGATGCCTGGAGGAAGGGCTGGACCTCGCGGTAGGACGCGAAGAACGGCTCCATGTCGACGACGAGGTCCTTCTCGAGCGGCAGACCCTTGATGGCCTCGACGTAGATCGGCTTCGAGACGTCGAGGTCCTTGATGAGGGTCTTGCACGCCAGACGGTTGCGCCCGTTGATGCGCATCGCGTCCGAGCCGCAGACGCCGTGCGCGCAGGACCGGCGGAACGTGAGCGAGCCGTCCTGCTCCCACTTGATCTGGTGCAGTGCGTCGAGGATGCGGTCGGTCGGCAGCATCATCACGTCGAAGTCCTGCCAGCGCGGCTCGTCGTCGACGTCGGGGTCGAACCGGCGGACGATGATCGTGACGGGGAACGATCCGGGAGGGGCTTCCTGCACGGTCTGGGTGCGGGGGGCGTCGGAGACCAGGGTGTCGGTCATCAGTACTTCCTCTCCATCGGCTCGTAGCGCGTCACCACGACGGGCTTCCAGTCGAGCGTGATGTGGTCGTCGGCGAGTGACGAGTGCGGGTCGCCCGTCAGGTACGCCATGGTGTGCTGCATGTAGTTCTCGTCGTCGCGCTTCGGGTAGTCGTCGCGCATGTGGCCGCCGCGGCTCTCCTTGCGGTTGCGGGCGGAGTACACGACCACCTCGGCCAGGTCGAGCAGGAAGCCGAGCTCGACGGCCTCGAGCAGGTCGGTGTTGAACCGCTTGCCCTTGTCCTGCACGGAGACCTGCAGGAAGCGGTTGCGGAGCTCGTGGATGGTCTCGGTGACCTTCGCGAGCGACTCGTCGGTGCGGAACACCTGCGCGTTCCGGTCCATCTCCTCCTGGAGCTCCTTGCGGAGGGCCGCGACCCGCTCGGTGCCGGTCGACGCGCGGAGCTGGTCGAGCATGTCCTTGACGCCCTGCTCGGGGTGCTCCGGCAGGGGCAGGAACTCGGCGGTCTTGACCCACTCGGCCGCGTTGTTGCCCGAGCGCTTCCCGAACACGTTGATGTCGAGCAGGGAGTTCGTGCCGAGGCGGTTCGAGCCGTGCACGGACACGCAGGCGCACTCGCCGGCGGCGTAGAGGCCGGGCACGACCGTCGTGTTGTCGTAGAGGACCTCGGCCTTGACGTTCGTGGGGATGCCACCCATCGCGTAGTGCGCGGTCGGCATGACCGGCACCGGCTCGACGACCGGGTCGACGCCGAGGTAGGTGCGGGCGAACTCGGTGATGTCCGGCAGCTTGGTCTCGAGGACCTCGGCACCGAGGTGCGTGCAGTCGAGGAGCACGTAGTCCTTGTTCGGACCGGCACCACGGCCCTCTGCGACCTCCTGCACCATGCACCGCGCCACGATGTCGCGCGGTGCGAGGTCCTTGATGGTCGGGGCGTACCGCTCCATGAAGCGCTCGCCCGAGGCGTTGCGGAGGATCGCGCCCTCACCGCGGGCGCCCTCGGTCAGGAGGATGCCGAGGCCGGCGAGCCCGGTCGGGTGGAACTGGAAGAACTCCATGTCCTCGAGGGGGAGGCCGGTGCGCCAGACGATGCCGACGCCGTCGCCGGTGAGCGTGTGCGCGTTCGACGTGGTCTTGAACATCTTGCCGAAGCCGCCGGTGGCGAAGATCATCGCCTTGGCGTGGAAGACGTGCAGCTCACCCGTCGCGAGCTCGAAGGCCACGACGCCCGCCGGCTGCTTGCGGGTGACGCCGTCGTCGCCCGTGACGTCGACCATGATGAGGTCCAGCGCGTAGAACTCGTTGAAGAAGTTCACGCCGAGCTTGACGCAGTTCTGGAAGAGCGTCTGCAGGATCATGTGCCCGGTGCGGTCGGCCGCGTAGCAGGCGCGTCGTACCGGCGACTTGCCGTGGTCACGCGTGTGACCGCCGAAGCGCCGCTGGTCGATCTTGCCCTCGGGCGTGCGGTTGAAGGGCAGGCCCATGTTCTCGAGGTCGATGACTGCGTCGATGGCTTCCTTCGCGAGGATCTCGGCGGCGTCCTGGTCGACGAGGTAGTCGCCGCCCTTGATCGTGTCGAACGTGTGCCACTCCCACGAGTCCTCTTCCACGTTCGCGAGGGCCGCCGCCATGCCGCCCTGCGCCGCACCGGTGTGCGAGCGGGTCGGGTACAGCTTCGAGATCACGGCCGTCTTCGCCTTCGGACCGGCCTCGATGGCAGCGCGCATGCCGGCGCCGCCCGCGCCGATGATGACGATGTCGAACTGGTGGTGGTGCACGGTGATGTCTGACGGGGTGTTTGCAGGCACGGGGGTCTTTCGTTCAGGGGTGGAGCGGGCGTTCGGAGCTGCTAGCGGGCCGGGCAGAACGACGGCAGGTCCGCGGCGGCGGCGCCGGCGGGGCACGGGTCGAACGTCCAGCACACGAGCAGGCCGAGGACGATCAGCGCGACGCACGCGACGAGGATCGCGACGAGGAGCGTCTTCCGGATGCCCGGCTTCGACACGTAGTCGTTCACGATCGTCCGCATGCCGTTCGACCCGTGCACGAGCGCGAGGACCAGCATCAGCGAGTCCCACACCTGCCAGAACGGGTTGGCCCACTTGCCGGCGACGAACGCGAAGTCGATCTGCTTGACGCCCTCGCCCGCCACCATGTTGACGAAGAGGTGGCCGAAGATCAGCACGACGAGCAGGACGCCCGACGCGCGCATGTAGATCCAGCCCCACTTCTCCCAGTTGGTGGTCCGGCGGGCAGCCTGTGCGCTGCGGGGCGGTTCGATGGTCTGCGTGGTCATCTGGTGCTCCTACTGGAAGTCCGCGACGAGGTTCATCAACTGGCGCGGCAGGAAGCCCGCGATCGCGACCGCCCAGAGGACGAGCACGATCCAGAACATCGCGCGCTGGTACTTCGGGCCCTTCGACCAGAAGTCCACGAGGATGATGCGCAGCCCGTTGAACGCGTGGAACACGATCGCCATCACGAGGGCGATCTCACCGAGGTTCATGAGCGGGGTCTTGTACGTGCCGATCACGGCGTTGTACGCCTCGGGCGAGACCCGCACGAGCGCGGTGTCGAGGATGTGCACGAGCAGGAAGAAGTAGATCGCGACACCGGTGATGCGGTGCAGCACCCACGACCACATGCCGGTGGAACCCCGGTACAGGGTGCCTTGCGGCGTGCGAGAGGCGCGTGGCGCCTCGATCGTCACCTGGGGTTCAGCGGTTGCCGTCCCCCCTGCGGTCTGCTCGGCCATGAGCGAGTCCTCCCGTAGGACGGGCCCGCCGATCGGCGAGCCGTTGCCGTTGGTGTTCTGTGGAACACCCCCATCCTATGCTCGCGCACTGACGTTCTCGTGCCAACGTGCCCGCACCGCCCGCGCCGCCGCCGGGGGCGCGCCGATCGTCCGTGCGGTGTCGTGGTGCGCGAGCAGCTGGTCGCCGACGGCCTCCCACGTCGTCCCCTCGACGCGCAGCCGCCCGGCGGAGCCCATCCGGGCCGCGAGCGCTCGGTCGTGGTGGAGCCGGAGCACCGCCCGCCGGAGCGCCTGGGGCTCGTCGGGGTCGTACAGGTCACCGTCGAGCCCCGGGGCGACGAGGTCGACCGGCCCGCCGGACGCGGGCGCCACGACCGGCAGGCCGGTCGCGTGCGCCTCCTGCAGGGTCTGGCCGAAGGTCTCCGCCGGGCCCGTGTGGACGAAGACGTCGAGGGCCGCGTAGGCGTCGGCCAGCGCGTCGCCGCGCAGCGGACCGGTGAAGTGGACGTCGAGGTGGCGGAGGCGTCGCTCCAGGAGCGGCCGGGAGGGACCCCCTCCCGCGACCACGACCCGGATGCCCGGGACGCCGCCGAGCTCGGCGAGCCGCTCGACCTCCTTCTCCGGTGCGAGCCGCCCCACGTACCCCACGATCGTCTCGCCGTCCGGGGCGAGCCGCCGGCGGAGCGCGCGGACGTGCGCCGTGTCGCGGCGCCCGGGGTGGAACAGCGTGGTGTCGACGCCGCGGCCCCACCGCGCGACGCGCGGCACGCCGTCCTCGGCGAGCATCGCCGCGGTGGCGCTCGACGGGGCGAGCGTCAGTGACGCTCCCTCGTGGATCCGCCCGAGGATCTTGCGCACCAGCGGGACGGTCGCGGTCAGGCCGTTGCGGCGGGCGAACCCGGCCACGTCGGTCTGGAAGACGGCGACGGAGGGGATGCCGAGCCTCCCGGCCGCCGTGATGGCGCGCCCACCCAGCAGGAACGGACTCGCGGCGTGGAGCACGTCGGCGCCGGAGGCGGCGAGGATCGTGTCGAGGACCGGGTGGGGGAGGGCGACGGGGAACTGGCGGTAGGCGACCGCGGGCACGCGGTGCACGTCGTAGCCGTTGAACCGCTCGACGTGGTCCTTCGGCCGGAGCTGCGCGATGCCCGGGGTGTCCGGGGCGATGACGACCGCCCTGTGGCCACGGAGCCGCAGGTGGTCGAGCACCGCGATGACGCTCGTGGTCACGCCGTTGAGGGTGGGCAGGAAGCTCT
This is a stretch of genomic DNA from Curtobacterium sp. 458. It encodes these proteins:
- a CDS encoding DUF805 domain-containing protein → MTNDGTPQWGPPQQPPQYGQQPPQYGQQPPQYGQQPYGPPYPMYQAPPPIPLGPDGTPPLWAPWYGIGFLDAFTRFFKKYARFDGRASRSEYWYWFLANAIVTLVLIGAFYGVLVATILGSTRIDAYGNSVSEPARAPIAFVFLGLWFLWWLATLVPNIALGWRRVHDAGLPGATWLLGLFVSVAAIVLGCLGSNPSGAQYDRPDLG
- the sdhA gene encoding succinate dehydrogenase flavoprotein subunit, encoding MPANTPSDITVHHHQFDIVIIGAGGAGMRAAIEAGPKAKTAVISKLYPTRSHTGAAQGGMAAALANVEEDSWEWHTFDTIKGGDYLVDQDAAEILAKEAIDAVIDLENMGLPFNRTPEGKIDQRRFGGHTRDHGKSPVRRACYAADRTGHMILQTLFQNCVKLGVNFFNEFYALDLIMVDVTGDDGVTRKQPAGVVAFELATGELHVFHAKAMIFATGGFGKMFKTTSNAHTLTGDGVGIVWRTGLPLEDMEFFQFHPTGLAGLGILLTEGARGEGAILRNASGERFMERYAPTIKDLAPRDIVARCMVQEVAEGRGAGPNKDYVLLDCTHLGAEVLETKLPDITEFARTYLGVDPVVEPVPVMPTAHYAMGGIPTNVKAEVLYDNTTVVPGLYAAGECACVSVHGSNRLGTNSLLDINVFGKRSGNNAAEWVKTAEFLPLPEHPEQGVKDMLDQLRASTGTERVAALRKELQEEMDRNAQVFRTDESLAKVTETIHELRNRFLQVSVQDKGKRFNTDLLEAVELGFLLDLAEVVVYSARNRKESRGGHMRDDYPKRDDENYMQHTMAYLTGDPHSSLADDHITLDWKPVVVTRYEPMERKY
- a CDS encoding glycosyltransferase family 1 protein, which encodes MSARSVERGTSQRTVAVVTESFLPTLNGVTTSVIAVLDHLRLRGHRAVVIAPDTPGIAQLRPKDHVERFNGYDVHRVPAVAYRQFPVALPHPVLDTILAASGADVLHAASPFLLGGRAITAAGRLGIPSVAVFQTDVAGFARRNGLTATVPLVRKILGRIHEGASLTLAPSSATAAMLAEDGVPRVARWGRGVDTTLFHPGRRDTAHVRALRRRLAPDGETIVGYVGRLAPEKEVERLAELGGVPGIRVVVAGGGPSRPLLERRLRHLDVHFTGPLRGDALADAYAALDVFVHTGPAETFGQTLQEAHATGLPVVAPASGGPVDLVAPGLDGDLYDPDEPQALRRAVLRLHHDRALAARMGSAGRLRVEGTTWEAVGDQLLAHHDTARTIGAPPAAARAVRARWHENVSARA
- the sdhC gene encoding succinate dehydrogenase, cytochrome b556 subunit codes for the protein MAEQTAGGTATAEPQVTIEAPRASRTPQGTLYRGSTGMWSWVLHRITGVAIYFFLLVHILDTALVRVSPEAYNAVIGTYKTPLMNLGEIALVMAIVFHAFNGLRIILVDFWSKGPKYQRAMFWIVLVLWAVAIAGFLPRQLMNLVADFQ
- a CDS encoding TNT domain-containing protein, with protein sequence MTFAETRPILDQLGYTVRYVQLPGETLHEPPVEGALRIAQVGSGQYALEVVDYGTARRLATANGEDDAVEMLRRFLNRPFPAPRDVPRHELDGLRDRAASTYPQLAQQVSQAGERGLTIQVPAGVPVDRIGGPDGYLLHPLDTPLPQRSLPPHVASAPETHRYVVERPFLVTVRFVQPWFDQPGGAMRFETADPSVTVRDLVVDGSLARVRVV
- the sdhD gene encoding succinate dehydrogenase, hydrophobic membrane anchor protein, which codes for MTTQTIEPPRSAQAARRTTNWEKWGWIYMRASGVLLVVLIFGHLFVNMVAGEGVKQIDFAFVAGKWANPFWQVWDSLMLVLALVHGSNGMRTIVNDYVSKPGIRKTLLVAILVACVALIVLGLLVCWTFDPCPAGAAAADLPSFCPAR
- a CDS encoding succinate dehydrogenase iron-sulfur subunit: MTDTLVSDAPRTQTVQEAPPGSFPVTIIVRRFDPDVDDEPRWQDFDVMMLPTDRILDALHQIKWEQDGSLTFRRSCAHGVCGSDAMRINGRNRLACKTLIKDLDVSKPIYVEAIKGLPLEKDLVVDMEPFFASYREVQPFLQASSAPEKGKERVQSVADRARFDDTTKCILCAACTSSCPVFWTDGQYFGPAAIVNAHRFIFDSRDDAADVRLDILNDKEGVWRCRTTFNCTDACPRGIQVTKAISEVKQAIMRGKA